The sequence GCCCGGGAGCGCCGGGATTATTGTAGGTGTAGGCGATAAAATCATGATTTAAGAGAGAACCGAAAGTCTCGGCATGCATGGCGATAATATTCCGTCCGTCAACCAGGTTAAGTCCGGCCGGATTCCAGTAACCGGCCGAGGCATCGAACGGGCCGGCCACAGCGGCGCCGCCCATCGCCAGCGCCCGCGCGCTGACACCGAGCGAGAATGTTTCACCGGCATACTTGGCACTCCGCACGGAAGTAACGGCAAGGAGAAGTGATATGAAGGCTATTAATATTGATCGCATGTTACAATATATTATCGGCCGGCTCCTCAGGCAACAGCAACTATTCTTTTAACAAAAAAACTAAAGATAAAGATTCCTATTGGCCTGTCGAATCAATAAAAAAGGCGGGATTCATCCCGCCCTTATAAACCAAAAATAATTTTCTACTTGTGGCCGGTACATTCGGCCTTGACGGCCGGATTACAGATTTTGGTCTCACCGGTTACCCGGGCTTTGAATCCGGCACCTTCGATCACCGAGGCAATCTTGGCGGCATCGGCCTTTTTCGGATCAAAGCAAACTACCGCTTTACCCTCGGAGGCGGAAATCGACTGGACTTTGATGACTCCCTCCATAGCGGTCACGGCTTTGCTGATCGCGGCCTCGCTTTCGGCATCTTTCATGCCTTCGATAGTCAGAGTCACATCGGCGCACTGGACATTCTCTTCGACCTTTTTGTCGGTCTCGGCCTTAATCATCGAGGGACAGGCGGGCGTTCCAGCCATCTTGCAGTCGGCCGGGGTCTTGCCGGAAGGGCAACCCGGTCCGGCCAAAGATAAGGAGGTCGAAACGATAACCAGTAGAAAACCCAGTGAGGCGAGTACGAGAATTTTTTTCACAAATCACTCCTTTAACAGTTAGTTGATTAAATCTGATATAAAAAAATACCCTTTTTGTCGTGTTTGTCAAGTTCTTTATATCGGTTATATACTTAGGGGGGGGCGTCGGGTGCCGGGAAAAATCTCAATATTTAAAAAATAAAGGCGGGCTGAACACCCGCCTTAGGATGGGACTATAGGGCTGCTGTTAATGCTAACTGCTATGAGAGGTTGCTTTACTTACATTTTTTCGGTTTTTTGATTGGCGTCGGTCTTATCGATCGGTGCGATCGAAGCCGTCATTAAGGAAGCCTCATAGCCGAGATTTTTAACAGCCTTGACCAGATCCTCGGCTTTGACCTTCTCGGAGTCGTATTTAACAATGGCGGCCCCGGACTGATAGCTTACTTTAACA is a genomic window of Candidatus Zixiibacteriota bacterium containing:
- a CDS encoding heavy-metal-associated domain-containing protein, coding for MKKILVLASLGFLLVIVSTSLSLAGPGCPSGKTPADCKMAGTPACPSMIKAETDKKVEENVQCADVTLTIEGMKDAESEAAISKAVTAMEGVIKVQSISASEGKAVVCFDPKKADAAKIASVIEGAGFKARVTGETKICNPAVKAECTGHK